A genomic region of Pseudoalteromonas piscicida contains the following coding sequences:
- a CDS encoding NACHT domain-containing protein, protein MKDKIFNGFKKGEEPEILDGATLVKIIKEKAPKLYEKLKPDNFKIFENKEIEKTNHELLNAIKAESYIDIKTIYNDLSFFLGNIESKEALSSVAIPDNREPSVNYLTWNTVKESLMEIEDTFEVKLIEESELVKAEKSIERQKIEFSSKNKGNIEIEKNTFIKLNKKSLANHLNELLNQQRSYIQSINKEPKPNEIIKLLNSTGKSLKLLDMLEEKSRYIGKTIDFKESIPMKPLTVSPFFIFDTHKNLAVYGKAGAGKTTTLSQYAKYKIEKDPSSVIHLRLNKIQQDYIERKNHFDDYSKNIIYSFICINSKMEESKKSIDFIVEFLDKKVTLILDGLDEIYNSTPSILQEIEDLVRKHNNLQIIISTRDCVSYLKEIEFLGVTLEPFTKEQLFKFIKTYNGENNFKEIKREIQKNKLYEIINTPLLATVACELYNQGIKSFSNENEIYNARLRLLTGEYDSYKKIKPRTNLHTEHLQNCAIELAYYMHVNEFRGYDKVSAVKYLLKNTGYEKKLIENLLHSLQYDCNILFFDTSEQKYHFGHIRFQEHLAAVAIKSKPEFDWVEKLSSNFWRGALSLYAQSNSIEFLVNRLGEQRSVTSEQLTSLKHIVKSSPLALNRHLVDFLSIGRPILLG, encoded by the coding sequence ATGAAAGATAAAATTTTCAACGGGTTTAAAAAAGGTGAAGAACCTGAAATCTTAGACGGAGCCACACTAGTAAAAATCATTAAGGAAAAGGCCCCTAAACTTTATGAAAAACTAAAACCTGACAACTTTAAGATTTTTGAAAATAAAGAGATAGAAAAAACAAATCATGAGCTATTAAATGCTATAAAAGCTGAATCTTATATTGACATAAAAACGATATATAACGACCTTTCATTTTTTCTTGGAAATATAGAAAGTAAAGAGGCTCTTAGTTCAGTAGCCATCCCAGATAATAGAGAGCCAAGTGTTAATTATTTAACATGGAATACGGTAAAAGAGTCCTTAATGGAAATAGAAGACACATTTGAAGTAAAGCTAATTGAAGAAAGTGAATTAGTAAAAGCTGAAAAGAGTATAGAAAGGCAAAAAATCGAGTTCTCATCTAAAAACAAAGGAAATATAGAGATAGAAAAAAACACTTTTATAAAATTAAATAAAAAAAGTTTAGCAAACCACCTCAATGAATTACTCAACCAACAGAGAAGTTACATACAATCAATAAATAAAGAACCAAAACCAAATGAAATAATAAAACTTCTAAATAGCACAGGCAAGTCTTTAAAACTTTTAGATATGTTGGAAGAAAAATCTAGATATATTGGTAAAACTATAGACTTTAAAGAATCAATACCAATGAAGCCTTTGACCGTATCACCATTTTTTATTTTTGACACTCATAAAAACCTTGCTGTTTATGGTAAAGCTGGTGCAGGAAAAACAACAACTCTTAGCCAGTATGCAAAGTACAAAATAGAGAAAGATCCTAGCAGCGTAATTCACTTAAGGCTCAACAAAATTCAACAAGACTATATTGAAAGAAAGAACCACTTTGATGATTACAGCAAAAATATAATTTACAGCTTTATTTGTATCAATTCAAAAATGGAAGAAAGTAAGAAATCTATAGATTTCATTGTTGAATTTTTAGACAAAAAGGTAACATTAATACTTGACGGTTTAGATGAAATATATAATTCAACCCCAAGCATACTGCAAGAAATCGAAGATTTAGTAAGAAAACACAATAATTTACAAATTATAATTTCAACTCGAGATTGCGTATCCTACTTAAAAGAAATTGAATTTTTAGGCGTAACTTTAGAGCCATTCACCAAAGAGCAACTTTTTAAGTTTATAAAAACTTACAATGGAGAAAATAACTTTAAAGAGATAAAAAGAGAGATTCAAAAAAACAAGCTTTATGAGATCATAAACACCCCGTTACTAGCAACTGTTGCTTGTGAGCTTTATAACCAGGGAATAAAGTCATTTTCAAATGAGAATGAAATTTACAATGCAAGGCTAAGACTATTAACTGGTGAATATGACTCTTATAAAAAAATAAAACCAAGAACAAACCTTCATACTGAACATCTACAAAACTGCGCAATTGAGCTTGCCTATTATATGCATGTAAATGAATTCCGGGGTTACGATAAAGTTTCAGCTGTAAAATATTTACTTAAAAATACAGGGTACGAAAAGAAACTTATAGAAAATCTACTCCACTCTCTGCAATATGACTGCAACATCTTATTCTTTGATACTAGTGAACAGAAGTATCACTTCGGCCACATTAGATTTCAAGAACACCTAGCAGCAGTAGCTATAAAATCTAAACCTGAATTTGACTGGGTGGAAAAATTATCGAGTAATTTTTGGAGGGGAGCTCTTAGTCTTTACGCCCAAAGCAACAGTATCGAGTTTTTAGTTAATCGACTAGGCGAACAAAGGAGCGTTACTAGCGAACAACTAACTTCACTAAAGCACATAGTAAAAAGCTCACCGTTAGCCTTGAATAGACACTTGGTAGACTTCCTATCAATCGGTAGGCCTATTTTGCTAGGTTAA
- the prlC gene encoding oligopeptidase A, with protein sequence MSNPLIGLEGLPPFSKIKPEHIVEALKSAIAHCRETIDTVLAQSNYTWDNFVLPLEEADDKLSRMWSPVSHMHSVVNSDALRKAYDECLPLISEYSTYCGQHQGLYEAYKAVKESAAFGNLTIAQQTSVDNALRDFQLSGIALEAAKQKRYGEIVARLSELASKFGNNVMDATQAWQKHITDESDLTGLPESALALAAHTAESKGLEGWVFTLDIPSYLPVMTYADSQTLREEAYRAFVTRASDQGPNAGEFDNSAIMHEALTLRHELAQLLGFSSFAEKSLATKMAETPEQVFKFLNDLAAKSKPQAEQEVAELRDFANKEHGVSELKPWDYAYYGEKLKQAKYAISDEALRPYFPEHKVLAGLFETVNRLFGIRVSEVKDVDTYHPDVRFFAIHDDKGELRGHFYLDLYAREHKRGGAWMDDCMGRKVRANGELQTPVAYLVCNFNKAVGNKPALFTHNEVTTLFHEFGHGIHHMLTQVDAAPVAGINGVAWDAVELPSQFLENWCYEEEALNFISGHYETGEPLPKEMLDKLLAAKNFQSAMQMLRQLEFSLFDFHIHADFEPNTDCQIQATLNAVRERTAVVKAPEFNRFQHSFSHIFAGGYSAGYYSYKWAEVLSADAFSKFEEEGIFNPQTGREFMHHILEKGGSEAPMVLFTRFRGREPKVDALLRHSGIAA encoded by the coding sequence ATGAGTAACCCATTAATCGGGCTAGAAGGATTGCCTCCTTTTTCGAAAATTAAGCCTGAACATATTGTTGAAGCATTAAAATCTGCCATTGCGCACTGTCGTGAAACTATCGACACTGTTTTAGCGCAGTCGAATTATACTTGGGACAACTTTGTACTGCCGCTAGAAGAAGCGGACGATAAACTTAGCCGCATGTGGTCGCCAGTGTCGCATATGCACTCAGTGGTCAATTCAGACGCGCTGCGCAAAGCGTATGATGAGTGTTTGCCATTAATCTCCGAATATTCGACTTATTGTGGCCAACATCAAGGGCTATATGAAGCCTATAAAGCAGTAAAAGAGTCAGCTGCGTTTGGTAACTTAACGATTGCTCAGCAAACGTCGGTGGATAATGCACTGCGTGATTTTCAACTTTCTGGCATTGCGCTTGAAGCTGCGAAGCAAAAGCGCTATGGCGAAATTGTGGCACGACTGTCGGAGCTGGCATCAAAGTTTGGCAACAACGTAATGGATGCCACTCAGGCATGGCAAAAGCATATTACTGATGAGTCTGATTTAACTGGGCTACCTGAATCAGCCTTAGCACTCGCCGCCCATACTGCCGAATCCAAAGGATTAGAGGGCTGGGTATTTACGCTAGATATTCCTTCTTACCTTCCTGTGATGACTTACGCAGATAGCCAAACGCTCCGTGAAGAAGCTTATCGTGCGTTTGTAACACGCGCCTCGGATCAAGGGCCTAATGCTGGCGAGTTTGATAACTCAGCGATTATGCATGAAGCGCTTACGCTTAGACACGAACTGGCTCAGTTGCTTGGCTTTTCTAGTTTTGCAGAAAAATCACTGGCAACCAAAATGGCTGAGACACCAGAGCAAGTATTTAAGTTTTTGAATGACCTTGCCGCTAAGTCAAAGCCACAAGCCGAGCAAGAAGTGGCTGAACTACGTGACTTTGCGAATAAAGAACACGGTGTAAGTGAGCTAAAACCTTGGGATTATGCATATTATGGCGAAAAGTTAAAACAAGCTAAGTATGCGATTTCTGACGAGGCACTGCGCCCTTACTTCCCTGAGCATAAGGTACTTGCCGGTTTATTTGAAACCGTAAATCGCCTGTTCGGGATCCGTGTGAGTGAAGTCAAAGACGTTGATACTTATCATCCAGACGTACGCTTTTTTGCTATTCACGATGATAAAGGTGAGTTGCGTGGTCATTTCTATCTCGACCTATATGCCCGTGAACATAAGCGTGGTGGTGCTTGGATGGATGACTGCATGGGCCGAAAAGTACGCGCAAATGGTGAGTTGCAGACTCCTGTCGCTTATTTAGTGTGTAACTTCAATAAAGCCGTTGGCAATAAACCTGCGCTATTTACCCATAATGAAGTAACCACCTTATTCCATGAGTTTGGTCACGGTATTCATCACATGCTAACGCAAGTGGATGCAGCGCCAGTTGCTGGTATTAATGGTGTGGCATGGGATGCGGTTGAGCTGCCAAGTCAGTTTTTAGAGAACTGGTGCTATGAAGAAGAAGCGTTGAACTTCATTTCAGGGCACTATGAAACGGGTGAGCCGCTACCAAAAGAAATGTTAGACAAATTACTCGCGGCAAAGAACTTCCAATCAGCCATGCAAATGCTACGTCAGTTGGAGTTTTCGTTGTTTGATTTTCATATTCACGCAGACTTTGAGCCAAATACGGATTGCCAAATTCAAGCAACGCTCAATGCGGTGCGTGAGCGTACTGCGGTTGTTAAAGCGCCTGAGTTTAATCGCTTCCAGCATAGCTTTAGCCATATTTTTGCTGGTGGCTATAGCGCGGGCTACTACTCTTATAAGTGGGCAGAAGTGCTGTCTGCGGATGCGTTTTCTAAGTTTGAAGAAGAAGGGATATTTAACCCGCAAACTGGGCGTGAATTTATGCATCACATTCTTGAAAAGGGGGGATCAGAAGCGCCGATGGTACTGTTTACTCGCTTCCGTGGTCGAGAGCCAAAAGTAGATGCGTTGCTGCGCCACAGCGGGATCGCCGCCTAG
- a CDS encoding alpha/beta hydrolase, with protein MTSRMYLKQALGLTLAALVAGCGSSSDSKKASSNDDGVLKPVNGFEVHQLNERYYYMKPIEKPHKAYKLMLAFHGSGGTAYGMAGLTKLHEQSDDYIVVYPKSKNEEWNEGCGCNKAHRLGVDDLGFVDQMIAEIKAKYDVIDGEIYATGFSQGGLFVQNLLCNRSGTFNAIVTVAAPMSYQLGDSCNFSTPTNYRIMHGKADSVLPYNGKSHANFGLLSSPQAIKIIANLNYEAALSVDEEIAEGVTLTHYPNRNIQTQLISVDGAHHSWNLPPVHTTESIMTFFESTSRYALPQGSDLIAVNNDYYHVRQLKQHTDKPIVVMLSGANMHFHSDSAWFALLQPYLADSFNVYVIDRLGLGLSSVDDTPSMNKFAHDLPVLFEKLNLSDVHLLSYANSNSVPLIAMQKSQEFKQKIASMLWLDPDILLPHSIAQYQGYPVDVYRQYGQDLIDHVAAGNWQEKMDGKIAEEQAHIEALLEGSEFADYMDWQYFNHIMQTRHSVAAQLTRVHEMMNYHDDLELVRNWQPDSSIPISVIDSEFEKLDIANADSEEAKANLIKWEAEGRKWSQEVAETSGGQYLPISSTEHLIPFTHPALIKQALTELANQ; from the coding sequence ATGACAAGTCGAATGTATTTAAAACAGGCGTTAGGTTTAACACTCGCAGCTTTAGTCGCGGGCTGTGGCAGCAGTAGCGACAGCAAAAAGGCGTCAAGCAATGACGATGGAGTGTTAAAGCCCGTAAATGGTTTTGAGGTTCATCAACTCAATGAGCGTTACTATTATATGAAGCCGATTGAAAAGCCACATAAAGCGTACAAGCTGATGTTGGCCTTTCATGGTTCTGGAGGCACTGCTTACGGTATGGCTGGTTTAACCAAGTTACATGAGCAAAGCGATGATTATATCGTCGTTTATCCTAAATCAAAAAATGAAGAGTGGAATGAAGGTTGTGGTTGTAACAAGGCACATCGTTTAGGTGTAGATGACTTAGGCTTTGTTGATCAGATGATTGCGGAAATAAAAGCCAAATATGATGTCATTGACGGTGAAATTTATGCGACTGGCTTTTCTCAAGGCGGGTTATTTGTACAAAACCTATTATGTAACCGCTCGGGGACGTTTAATGCGATAGTAACGGTTGCAGCACCTATGTCCTACCAATTAGGTGATAGCTGTAATTTTTCGACACCTACAAACTACCGAATTATGCACGGTAAAGCAGACTCAGTATTGCCTTATAATGGCAAAAGTCACGCAAATTTTGGGCTACTCTCGTCACCTCAAGCGATTAAAATTATTGCTAACTTAAATTATGAGGCTGCTTTATCTGTTGATGAAGAAATAGCGGAAGGCGTGACGTTAACTCACTATCCTAATCGCAATATTCAAACGCAGCTAATTAGTGTAGACGGGGCTCATCATAGTTGGAATTTACCACCTGTCCATACCACCGAATCGATAATGACATTTTTTGAATCGACAAGTCGTTATGCGCTGCCCCAAGGTTCTGATCTTATCGCAGTAAACAACGATTATTACCATGTTCGACAATTAAAACAGCACACTGATAAACCAATTGTGGTCATGCTCTCGGGTGCGAATATGCATTTTCATAGTGACAGTGCTTGGTTCGCGTTACTACAGCCTTACTTAGCAGACAGTTTTAATGTTTACGTCATTGATAGGCTAGGGCTGGGGTTAAGTAGTGTCGATGACACGCCTTCCATGAATAAATTTGCACACGACCTTCCAGTACTATTTGAAAAGCTCAATCTCAGTGATGTGCATTTGTTGAGTTACGCAAATAGTAACTCGGTGCCGTTAATTGCGATGCAAAAATCACAGGAATTTAAGCAAAAGATAGCAAGCATGTTGTGGTTAGATCCAGATATTTTGCTGCCACATTCTATTGCTCAGTATCAAGGTTACCCAGTTGACGTTTATCGTCAATACGGACAAGACTTGATTGATCATGTTGCTGCCGGTAATTGGCAAGAAAAAATGGATGGAAAAATAGCTGAAGAACAGGCGCACATTGAAGCTCTGCTTGAAGGGAGTGAGTTTGCAGACTACATGGATTGGCAATATTTCAATCACATCATGCAAACCCGCCATAGTGTTGCAGCTCAACTTACTCGAGTACACGAAATGATGAACTACCATGATGACTTGGAGTTAGTAAGAAACTGGCAGCCAGACAGCAGCATTCCGATTTCAGTGATAGACAGTGAGTTTGAAAAACTAGATATTGCCAATGCAGACTCTGAAGAAGCGAAAGCCAATCTAATAAAATGGGAGGCTGAGGGGAGAAAATGGTCGCAAGAAGTTGCTGAAACCAGCGGTGGGCAATACTTACCAATATCATCAACTGAGCACCTGATCCCATTTACCCATCCTGCGCTTATCAAGCAGGCATTGACTGAGCTTGCGAACCAATGA
- a CDS encoding P-loop NTPase fold protein, whose protein sequence is MTSNGSIQMPNFFIYIKTLIIGFLIGEAFYFGYFLGEPASAEFRRLLKNGVETGFRWLSSHIESFNLIAYSTYVSLALLILIPVLITLFVLIPYLKTRGTKKDLMLLVKSKRLDLLFTLLLGGLIQYKLLPQLEIVHVHINSLPYFVAITVLLFFLIIFYSSTRNVNTQNDAEQQTANTFVNDEPIEDEDYDFLDMNEQVKNFADQVISCSSSTSLVFGVDGPWGVGKSSLINMAERHWKESNNEGKLVICRFEPLRHASENNITQRLITEITTSIQKKVFAPELTSAASRYSRLVKGTANISLFGVKLSLSHTPESIDDLLEDIDSALKRLGLHIIIVIDDLDILDPKSVNNVLFATKQSFKLSQATYVLCYDTEVLIGDQDDKSKAREFLEKFITVKLNLLVDTKDLIKYLRYSWQSGESLELVPPDTKEKLSSVLTELADILESEHAAEYLPLVGSFRKLKRLVNTMILMQLESSSLAETDFNKRDLINLILLHLNYPGLFRRIYLEETCDTQGNFSVRKGDNGKSWQNSGQFNKIIEEQEHNAQFLLRHLFAVDTLKIKDSNDYRLNDEFRYSRACFNSGQFRNLEKFLKLIIRCVKPEPKETFILYKAAVDEVISGLMVSEVLESEDRINSIDAYDKFWTLLVSHSGKLDRTVVDDLIPTLISHIQNSSILFDTPNKLRQRLVLSLIHVLNQCGWGEDEKSRVRYSALDCKEIAWRIFGSNQYKNKGILQKFITNSQSILGWKDLMLFRLYCSADRGGQYFNLSAALIKDQNNDGETTGSVNLIATVEMRKISQEVFSLFKRNYIDESVNFFDEIAKVPEIEFSGKGVLKEEDNYTGSLEFSQRIAITRTYILRAVLHQLANSFPPTGSGVGCGFYDETGTEDKHGIAIKMNEYLFEVCFNPESKESNALHFIDYCLAHLTDSFFHNDSSNGPVAKKEELLGPLNPEQFKPFWKKHKGKIIEVAKQSTNQNRKVYTPNYIAIYSDDLTMVLNVLEEIAEEPNEQDRQETD, encoded by the coding sequence ATGACTTCAAATGGCTCTATTCAGATGCCGAATTTCTTTATTTATATAAAAACTCTCATTATAGGTTTTTTGATAGGTGAAGCTTTTTACTTTGGCTACTTTTTGGGAGAGCCTGCCTCGGCAGAGTTCAGAAGGTTATTAAAAAATGGTGTTGAAACTGGCTTTCGTTGGTTAAGTTCACATATTGAAAGCTTTAACCTCATCGCGTATTCGACATATGTTTCGCTTGCGCTCCTTATCTTAATTCCGGTCTTGATCACTTTATTTGTCCTGATCCCATATTTAAAAACAAGGGGGACAAAAAAGGACTTAATGTTATTAGTAAAGAGTAAGCGGTTGGACCTGCTATTCACGCTACTCTTAGGTGGTCTCATCCAATACAAATTACTTCCACAACTCGAAATAGTGCACGTACATATCAACAGCCTTCCTTACTTCGTTGCTATTACTGTTTTACTTTTCTTCTTAATCATTTTTTATTCTTCAACTCGAAATGTTAATACGCAGAATGATGCAGAGCAGCAAACAGCAAATACTTTTGTAAATGATGAACCGATTGAAGATGAAGACTATGATTTTCTAGATATGAATGAGCAGGTCAAAAATTTTGCTGACCAAGTAATATCTTGTAGCTCTTCAACCAGTCTAGTGTTTGGTGTCGATGGTCCATGGGGAGTTGGTAAAAGCAGTTTAATCAATATGGCTGAGCGTCACTGGAAAGAGAGCAACAACGAAGGCAAGCTCGTCATATGCCGATTTGAACCTCTGCGACATGCATCGGAAAATAACATAACACAAAGACTCATAACCGAAATAACCACATCAATACAAAAAAAAGTTTTTGCTCCAGAATTAACAAGCGCGGCATCCAGGTATTCCCGCTTAGTAAAAGGCACAGCAAACATCTCTCTATTCGGTGTAAAACTTTCTTTATCGCACACACCTGAAAGTATTGATGATTTACTAGAGGATATCGATAGTGCATTAAAGCGACTGGGCTTACACATAATTATAGTTATCGATGATTTAGATATATTAGATCCTAAGTCAGTAAATAATGTACTCTTCGCGACTAAACAATCATTTAAACTTTCACAAGCGACTTATGTACTTTGCTATGACACTGAGGTTCTTATCGGTGACCAAGATGATAAGTCCAAAGCTCGAGAGTTTTTAGAAAAGTTTATAACTGTAAAACTAAACTTGCTTGTAGACACTAAAGACCTCATCAAGTATCTACGATATAGCTGGCAAAGTGGTGAGAGCCTAGAGCTTGTCCCACCTGATACAAAAGAGAAGCTCAGCTCTGTGCTAACTGAACTCGCTGATATACTTGAAAGCGAACATGCAGCTGAATACCTTCCTCTTGTTGGGAGCTTTAGAAAGCTTAAACGGCTTGTAAACACCATGATATTGATGCAACTGGAATCGAGTAGTTTAGCCGAGACTGATTTTAATAAACGAGATTTGATAAACCTAATTTTACTACATTTAAACTACCCTGGTTTGTTTAGGCGCATTTATCTTGAAGAAACATGTGACACGCAAGGTAATTTTTCAGTAAGAAAAGGTGATAATGGAAAAAGCTGGCAAAACTCAGGGCAATTCAACAAAATTATTGAGGAGCAAGAACACAATGCACAGTTTCTTCTTCGACACCTGTTTGCTGTCGACACTCTAAAGATTAAAGATAGCAATGATTACCGTTTAAATGATGAATTTAGATACTCGAGAGCTTGTTTTAACTCAGGTCAATTTAGAAACTTAGAGAAATTTCTAAAGCTGATTATTCGTTGTGTTAAACCAGAACCAAAAGAAACTTTTATCCTCTATAAAGCAGCCGTAGATGAGGTAATTTCAGGTCTTATGGTTTCTGAAGTATTAGAAAGTGAAGATCGGATTAATAGCATTGACGCATACGATAAGTTTTGGACTTTGCTAGTTTCTCATTCTGGAAAACTTGATAGAACAGTAGTCGATGACCTTATACCGACATTAATCTCTCACATACAAAATTCCTCAATACTTTTCGATACTCCAAATAAATTAAGACAGCGACTAGTTCTGTCTCTGATCCACGTTTTAAATCAATGTGGGTGGGGAGAGGATGAAAAAAGCAGAGTCAGATATAGCGCGTTAGATTGCAAGGAAATAGCATGGCGGATATTTGGTAGCAACCAATACAAAAATAAAGGAATACTACAGAAGTTCATTACCAATTCGCAAAGCATCTTAGGGTGGAAGGACCTAATGCTTTTTAGACTATACTGCTCGGCGGATCGAGGTGGCCAGTATTTTAACTTAAGTGCAGCTTTGATTAAGGATCAAAATAACGATGGAGAGACTACTGGCTCAGTCAACTTAATCGCAACCGTCGAAATGAGAAAAATATCCCAAGAAGTATTTTCTTTATTTAAGAGAAATTATATAGACGAAAGTGTCAATTTCTTCGACGAAATAGCCAAAGTGCCAGAGATTGAATTTAGCGGTAAAGGCGTTCTAAAGGAAGAAGATAATTATACTGGCTCTCTTGAGTTTTCACAAAGAATAGCTATAACACGCACTTACATCCTTAGAGCGGTGTTGCATCAACTGGCAAATAGTTTCCCTCCAACCGGAAGTGGTGTTGGATGTGGTTTTTATGATGAAACTGGTACTGAAGATAAGCATGGTATTGCTATCAAGATGAATGAGTATCTGTTCGAAGTTTGCTTTAACCCAGAATCAAAAGAGAGTAATGCACTACACTTTATAGACTATTGCTTAGCGCACCTGACTGACAGTTTTTTCCACAATGACAGTTCAAATGGCCCTGTAGCTAAAAAGGAAGAGCTGTTGGGTCCATTAAACCCCGAACAGTTCAAACCTTTTTGGAAAAAACACAAAGGTAAAATCATCGAGGTTGCTAAGCAAAGTACCAACCAAAATAGAAAAGTATACACACCTAATTACATAGCTATTTACAGCGATGACTTAACAATGGTTCTTAACGTTCTTGAAGAAATTGCAGAAGAACCTAACGAGCAAGACAGACAAGAAACGGACTAA
- the gorA gene encoding glutathione-disulfide reductase, with protein sequence MAQHFDYIAIGGGSGGIASANRAAMRGAKVALIEAKHLGGTCVNVGCVPKKAMWHGAQVAEAIKLYAPDYGFDVELKNFDWGKLVESREAYIGRIHQGYNGYLAKNGVTVINGFAKFVDNNTIEVNGEHYTADHINITVGGRPTIPNIPGAEHGIDSNGFFELKEQPRRVAVVGAGYIAVELAGVLHSLGTETHLFVRKHAPLRNFDPILVETLTEVMEKEGPTLHTHAVPQSVTKEEDGSVTLHLENGESYTVDKLIWAIGREPMTDLINLAATDVETTPSGHIKVDEWQNTTAKGIYALGDIMDGGIELTPVAVKAGRMLAERLFNPELPNAKMDYDLVPTVVFSHPPIGTIGLTEPEAEEKYGKDNIKVYTSTFAAMYTAVTQHRQPCRMKLVCAGPEETVVGLHGIGFAVDEMIQGFAVAMKMGATKADFDSVVAIHPTGSEEFVTMR encoded by the coding sequence ATGGCTCAACATTTTGACTATATCGCAATCGGTGGCGGTAGTGGCGGGATCGCATCTGCAAACCGAGCGGCGATGCGAGGTGCCAAAGTGGCATTAATAGAAGCAAAGCACTTAGGCGGTACTTGTGTAAACGTGGGCTGCGTGCCAAAAAAAGCCATGTGGCACGGCGCTCAAGTTGCTGAAGCCATTAAACTATACGCACCAGATTATGGTTTTGATGTTGAACTAAAGAACTTCGATTGGGGTAAGCTGGTAGAAAGCCGCGAAGCCTACATTGGCCGTATTCACCAAGGTTACAACGGCTACCTAGCCAAAAATGGCGTCACCGTGATCAATGGCTTTGCTAAGTTTGTTGATAACAACACCATTGAAGTCAATGGTGAGCACTACACTGCCGATCATATCAATATTACCGTCGGTGGCCGCCCAACGATCCCTAATATTCCAGGCGCTGAGCATGGTATCGATTCAAACGGTTTCTTTGAGCTTAAAGAGCAACCTCGCCGCGTAGCGGTTGTAGGCGCGGGTTATATCGCGGTAGAGCTTGCGGGTGTATTGCACAGCTTGGGCACAGAAACCCATCTATTTGTTCGTAAGCATGCTCCACTTCGTAATTTTGATCCTATCTTGGTTGAAACCTTAACTGAGGTAATGGAAAAAGAAGGTCCAACGCTGCACACTCACGCAGTACCACAGTCGGTGACCAAAGAAGAGGATGGCTCAGTCACCTTACATCTTGAGAATGGTGAGTCTTACACCGTAGACAAACTGATCTGGGCAATTGGCCGTGAACCAATGACAGATCTTATCAACCTCGCTGCGACAGATGTAGAAACCACACCTAGCGGCCATATTAAAGTCGACGAATGGCAAAACACCACAGCCAAAGGTATCTACGCGCTCGGTGATATTATGGATGGTGGCATAGAGCTGACTCCTGTTGCCGTGAAAGCAGGTCGAATGCTAGCCGAACGCTTATTCAATCCGGAATTGCCAAACGCAAAAATGGATTACGACTTAGTCCCTACTGTCGTCTTTAGCCACCCACCGATTGGCACCATTGGTCTAACAGAGCCGGAAGCAGAAGAAAAGTACGGTAAAGACAACATCAAGGTCTATACCTCTACCTTTGCTGCAATGTACACCGCAGTCACTCAGCACCGCCAACCGTGTCGCATGAAACTTGTATGCGCAGGCCCAGAAGAAACCGTAGTGGGCCTACACGGCATCGGCTTTGCAGTAGATGAGATGATCCAAGGTTTCGCCGTCGCTATGAAGATGGGCGCAACCAAAGCAGACTTTGACTCTGTAGTCGCGATACACCCAACCGGCTCCGAGGAATTTGTTACTATGAGGTAA